Sequence from the Acropora muricata isolate sample 2 chromosome 10, ASM3666990v1, whole genome shotgun sequence genome:
cgttgcgtgacaatcaagaaacggctgcgaaggagactactatCTTTCTACCTGAAGTAAACTAGCATGCTAGGTTTTCAggtcgcggtcacgcactctctcccttccccgtctgatggacttcattcaaggtcatattcgtgacgtcatgacgcccttgttctttccgCGCCAATAGCAACGCTCCTAAGAATTGGAATTTACGCGCGAGATACTCTAAGCTCTATTTTCTAAAATTCCTGACTTCTGAGAATCTGTTACATTTGATCTGATTGGcggaaagaacaagggcgtcatgacgtcacgaacatgaccttgaatgaggtccatcagacggggaagggagagagtgcgtgaccgcgagcgacctggaccgtctgagaatcaggctaggAGCGGCCTTGATCACTTCATTCAAGTCTTAAGTTTATTTAGCTGAGTAAGCGCTCTTATAATCGGGGAGACTGGaactgtattgtttttttttttaaattcccaTGTTGATCCATGGACATGTACTTAGGAAAAAAGGAGGTTGACCAAGCTAAATTAGAGTTAATCTTCCTTTcagacgtttttcttttctttgtgcgGTCTTAGTCGCGGTCTActgcttttttgtttgctgTAGTTGTTTTTACAACTGTCGTCTTCATTCCAGGTAAATTTGGGATACAACCACCCTATCCGGATAATCAGCACGTGATCGAGCATACTTCCGTCGCGGTTACTTGTGTTGCCTATGACACTGATGGTGTTAAAAAACCTGAGCGAATTGACTTTGAAAAACGGACAGATGACCCAGGTGCTATGCCCCAGAACCCAATTGTTCTTAAAGAGGATGGAACTATTTACTTCACGAACAGAACAGAAGGTGAGAGTTGCCATGTTTCCAACAAGGCTTCAGgttgattattttttatgaaaGTTAATTTCTTTAATCTGGCAAGAGCCGATCTCTTTCAAAAATAATCATACCCATTACAATTTTCTCACTTGAAATTTCATTGGTGCATTAACTGCTTTATTTTCACTAATTATTGTGTAGGGTAgaaatcggacagttggctgtaatcggtTACCTGAAATCGGACAagttacatcagccaatcatattaagtgCACTCAGCTTAACAACATAATTTATCGCAATAACCATGGCAACGACCACTTACCCTACCAATTTGGTGATcttccaaaatggatgaatttgtaaCCTTAGACAGTGGCTCTACCACTATTGGTATTAAAAACGCTTTTACAAAAATAGGGAATGCATTGGTTTTatcgaaaattgtaatggttatgattaatggGGAATtggtcgtccaattcggtctgtaatcatactcgtggttaaacaaatcggactcctgCTACGCGGTCGTCTGATTTGGTTAATCACTCTTACGATTACAGACCGATTGGACTCCTCTCAATCCTATTGCCGTTATGAATAGCTACATTCGTGTACACAAGTTTTAATTGCGAATTGTCGAAGGGAGGGCTCCTCTCGAAGGTAATGCATTCCAGAGATAAGGTGCAGCTTACTGGAATGCACGATTGCCAAAGGTTGGACGGGTCTTAATACTAGGTAACTCAAGTATTTACCTTGCCACATTTTGTTGTTCTGCAGACGGTGGAAAAAAACTCTTTGTCACTCTTCACATTCAAAATGTTACAAAGGAATATGACCACCAATTAACACAGTTCTTGTGTAAGGGGTACGCTGCTGGTGCACATGATCAAGGAATGGCCTTTAGAATAACCGTTATTAAAAGTAAGTGCAAGAATTTTGGTAAAAAGTAATAAATTCTGTTAGAATTTTGTTTATTCCTTCTCCTGGATAATGTGCGAGTAAAAGGCAACTAACCTGTAGAAAGGGcgcatttttgttgtttgggaATCTAAGTAAtctggccgccatcttggatacAAAAAGTCGCAGAGGGCTTCGGAAATGAAAAAAGGAGGGCAAGATCAATTCTCGTCTAATAGATCATCCTAATTCCGCTCGCTTTTCAAATCGGCATCAATGTACAAAATTAAACATATATGAACCGTTCCCTGTAAGAATAAAGGACAACGTGGCCTAGTCAAGTTGCCCACGACGGCTGCAGCTAAGAAAGCGAAGTTCATCGGTGCCAAACCTAACAGCGTCAcgcttttctttttcaggaaaggAAATCCCCAAAATCGAAACGACCAAAAATGCGGTACTTCAGCGCGGCGACGAGACCACAATTTCCTGCCGCGTTACGGCTAAAGGAAGCTCAAACGCGAAGCCAAAATATATGGCATGGTTTAAAGATGGAGAGTTGTTACACAGCATGCCAGTTAATCAATTGTCTTCCAAACTAAAGTTTAAGTCCATTGTGGTGAATACTGACCAGGTCCGGAACGCTGGCAATTACACCTGTGTTTTGGCGGTAAAGCTGTATAATGTCCTCGATTATAATGAATCAGATAGCACGGTTATTACGTGTAAGTATCGCCTCAGTTCATGTGTATATATCGCAGGTAATATTCGATGTCAGGTTAAACCCGGATGataaacgcgccgagtgcattgttgcgttatataagcacgcgggaatttttaagaacacaaGAGAAGTGCCTAGAGAAGCGCGAGCCGTAGGCAAGTTCTTCTCgcatttttcgaatgttttcaaaaattccaaagtgcttatataactcaacaaagCACAAGGAACAAGTATTTTTTTGTTGCTCTGAAAAAATAATCAACACATCCCGATAGCAATATTTTACACAAAAAAATTAGTGTGACTTTTACAATAAGTGAAGATCATTTTTTACAAGCATAATGACGGCATGAAAACTTTTCGCAGATTTGCAGCGAAGAAAATCACTGATTACGTAGGTTGCTTGCATATGTTGGTATATAATGTACGCGTGTGACGTAGCTGCGTAAGTAAACTTTCCGTTGTATTTCATACCCTAGTTAGGGTTAAACATTCATTTCAGGAACTAGGGTTAATTCTTATTTACATCTGTATAGATGATGTTCATACATGAAAGTCGTGCATCTGAACTGGGGATTCAGTAAacaaagtttgaagtgtgtgatcctcgcagtgttttttgttttttttacgcTACTTACGTAGTAACGAGTGGAACAGGAACGAGAAAGCGAGAAAATCAGGCCTTTCTCGTTGCGTCATCAGTAGcgttaagaataaaaaaaacactgcGAGGATCACACAATGCAAACAactagtaatgataataataagaaataTGGAGTATTCGGCAACGATTGCTTTCTCAGTGGAGATGGTAGTAGACTACGAATACAGAGACTGGGAGTTAAAACTTTAGTAAGGACTAAATAAAATCTAGATACTGAATTCAAATGGGTGGGAAAGATTTCATGAAATATGGATGTTGTGGGGTAGATTGAGTGAAGTAGAAAGTCCAAGCCCCTGGTTTTTCACCACACCTTTTTCAGACGGAAACTTGGAACGGAAGTGTcgagtcgttctagcgctggtgCACTTATTGAGGACACtgtaactgaaattaacaattgacacaatcaagtcaaattttgctttttgaggagaagggaaaccggagtacccggagaaaacctctcgctgcagagaagagaaccaacaaagtcaacccacatttgacccTGGATCTGGAAATCGCTTAATCCGGGCCACATTAATGGGAGGCGAATGCACCAGTAGATAGACAATAAATCCAGGGAAAACCTAGTTTAACAATTtcctagtttctaaagaaactgcagtgCTGCGTCAGTAAgggagtgaaacatgaaaatttgttttcatcaaacgagttgatacaGATCGGATTACCAtaatgaaagatttggaaagcagACTTTTCGAACGTTACCTCTTCTCCAGAGCGAATGACGCTCTTACGAATGGTTAActtcttcgctctgacgaagagctaatgCTCGtcacgtcagctttccaaatctttcacggtggtaagtCTACCGctttattaactcgtttgataacacCCAACTTTCAAAACCGTGCTTAACCTGACATCagattttgtttgcaacatACACTTAatgtaaaaatttcaaaactttttaggaaaaaaatgtattttgtaTTTCCGAAACGTAGCTTTTCAGAGAGCAGTGAATTGTTATACTGGCTTTTCACTCTCAAGGCAAAACTTTCATGAAATATGAAATTAACTTTGTAATGTGTCTCTAGTTTTGCCGTGGTTTGAAACGGAGAAAAACGAAGAAGCCGGgattgttggaaaaaaaatcaagctaaAGTGCAGCGCCAGAGGCTATCCATTGGACGTGGAATGGAGGGTTTccaagaaaattgccgaggACGAGACGGTTACCTCTTGTATAAGTAAGTTGCATGGAACCAAATGCAGAAACCTATACAGTCAATGAGTCACGCTCGTTCTCGACCAAGAGAGATCGAATTAATACTTATACTCGGGTGCTTTTTCTCGCCTTCAGCATCCGTTTCATGCGATTGGTTTATTAGATTGTCTTAAAACTGGTTTCTTTGTAGAGTAGAGAGCTTTATATCCGAGAACGAGACAgaagacgagtacgagtttcCTTGCATGGTCATAGTCCGCATGCGCAGTTGTATGTGACAAATTACGCAGGGGGGAAACTCGTTATCGACAACGAGAGTTTGAGGAAAAGTCGTTTTCACGAGAACGAGATTTACAAAGGTGACTTTTGGACACCCAACTCATAAAaaatcatcgaaacgtcatcttcgtcaAGTGTGTCATCCATATTCAGTATTATTAAGGTTGTAACCCGAATTTTTTCCCGTGAAAACACATAAAAAGAAACAGGATAAAGAACACGAAACTGGTTGTTTTCACTGAATCTGCAGCAACAAATTACGTGAGCACGAAGACGGGGACGAAAACAAACGTTTCCCCTAGTTACtgccggaaaaaaaataagCCCTTTACAATATTTCTCGTGTAacatgttccttttttttttctagacgCGTCAGCAGATAACCGTTTCGAAATTTCTCGGAAAGGAGTATACGACCCTTATGTTCTTTCCATCGTCAACTTGAATTCAACCGATGATGGAGACTATTACTGTTGCCTGGCGTCAAACTGCTCTTCAAACATTGAGGGGATCTGCGAAAGTATTCGGCTTTTTGTCATCGGTAAGTCTTGCATTCTTCAGAATACAACGTacccaggagcctatgagtaggagtatgcaactcaactatattcctgtcacggcgttttcatagaccgatttatttttagatcgaatctactttgaatgagactcccgttggagtgccataaccaatcacaagacactaattgacgtcagtgcgtcactggaccggaactgcctttctttcacaaaagaaaaggtataccaaaaatagatcagtttgtaaaaatgccgtgacataggctttgTATGGGaattgcaagctcctgctcatcggttCCTGTCGTACCTTAATTCCTTAACCTTTTAAGATATTTGCTTGGAATATCTATGTCACCCCTGGTTCAAACCCTTTTTCAGAAATGCTTCGCTTTCTCGGTTTTCctatgtttttgtttctttgtcggATTTGTTGCCTACATATTTTTCCCACAGTGGGCATGCTCGCCTTGGTCCATAAAATCACAAAATGAGAACTTGggcaatatccagccatcttgaccgaactagcttggtcaataaagcaTTTATTGCATGACATaaagaacactgaaaaaaagGTATTCGAACTTGTTCATTTCAGGCATTGTGCAttagtcaattccagctgcgccTTGGCCcccccccatcccccccccATGGTTGACACCCGGGaatttgcccttttttttttcttatggattGCAAATTCCCGGGGGTGGGGGCAATTAAGCTTTTAAATGCCTGGCGGTGGAGACGAAACTAGAGGGCAAATGCCCCACTATAAATAATGAATCAAATGCGGCCAGTTGCGAAACTCGACAATTCATGCGCGTTCAAAGTTTCCGACCTTGCGATATTAGAGTTAGAGATTCAATAAAATAACGGAAATATGTTGCATggttaggaaaaaaaattatttagagtGTAAGAAACTCAAAATCTTGAACTGCCACTGAAAAAAAGGCGATCTTCTTCTATTCCTCCGCGCGCTTCTGCTATTTTCAATCACAGTTCGACACAGTTCGaatttaaagaaatatatatcaAACATGGAAGCAAATGCTGCgggatttcaaattattttatcgCAGTAGTTCTATCCAAGAAATGAAGCGGCGTGTTTTGAGGCCCAATTCACGTTTTCCGAAATTCGTGATAAAAAGTTCGCGATAAGTCCTAAATGATAATGGCAACCGTTGCAAACCGTTGATGataaaaaacattaaaccaccA
This genomic interval carries:
- the LOC136930983 gene encoding cell adhesion molecule DSCAM-like isoform X2, with product MAIWSAVTLITIAVLSLCGSVNGKFGIQPPYPDNQHVIEHTSVAVTCVAYDTDGVKKPERIDFEKRTDDPGAMPQNPIVLKEDGTIYFTNRTEDGGKKLFVTLHIQNVTKEYDHQLTQFLCKGYAAGAHDQGMAFRITVIKRKEIPKIETTKNAVLQRGDETTISCRVTAKGSSNAKPKYMAWFKDGELLHSMPVNQLSSKLKFKSIVVNTDQVRNAGNYTCVLAVKLYNVLDYNESDSTVITFLPWFETEKNEEAGIVGKKIKLKCSARGYPLDVEWRVSKKIAEDETVTSCINASADNRFEISRKGVYDPYVLSIVNLNSTDDGDYYCCLASNCSSNIEGICESIRLFVIDPLSGASMDLSLPCLMLTLFILAASLLNF
- the LOC136930983 gene encoding cell adhesion molecule DSCAM-like isoform X1 encodes the protein MAIWSAVTLITIAVLSLCGSVNGKFGIQPPYPDNQHVIEHTSVAVTCVAYDTDGVKKPERIDFEKRTDDPGAMPQNPIVLKEDGTIYFTNRTEDGGKKLFVTLHIQNVTKEYDHQLTQFLCKGYAAGAHDQGMAFRITVIKRKEIPKIETTKNAVLQRGDETTISCRVTAKGSSNAKPKYMAWFKDGELLHSMPVNQLSSKLKFKSIVVNTDQVRNAGNYTCVLAVKLYNVLDYNESDSTVITFLPWFETEKNEEAGIVGKKIKLKCSARGYPLDVEWRVSKKIAEDETVTSCINASADNRFEISRKGVYDPYVLSIVNLNSTDDGDYYCCLASNCSSNIEGICESIRLFVIVSSRRRSQRKNFYGHGKRFAKENFRAPAWPSAKCHRGHTNGQSRPASIEFTCPVAERLVDNVLDFIE